A part of Cannabis sativa cultivar Pink pepper isolate KNU-18-1 chromosome 6, ASM2916894v1, whole genome shotgun sequence genomic DNA contains:
- the LOC115725305 gene encoding protein PLASTID MOVEMENT IMPAIRED 15 isoform X2, producing the protein MKFEESYSRTKELHMAKRHIGRLKGTKDMADSMKAQAESDLYDAKKTVRDLSSSIRNTDSETKAQKQETEMLKKSIRQERSSASVDADSYNYVEVVKELEIVKQELRMLKLEMAAILAEKSRAEDQIEAVTSRISSCSNSLEAVKKEIEEVNEEHVLIELARIEALKEYEEIEAEREKEAARFKSTIQNTRKKMKDIVDDIEESKELQPKLDATMADLEVLQKEWSLVKEMEQRAQRSTSLKGSEASSQGGETDQDATLSLQTITEELEEAQKELALVKEEGFQYMSSMDIIRNELRHVRTETSRLEEIEKKRDITVQNLNSKLLRAKSKLESVTVAERKANKIAANLSITLEKLKAEAEAAKEEKYVIDEEVATMKEEVQKMESNIDITEEKLQATLVELEAVKSSEALALENLKSLIESAMGARSSSVEHNSSITISKFEYEYLTGRAVGAEELADKKVAAAKAWTEAIKASEKEILMKTELVQREIREMKMDEKRESYGMERSISAKDMVEKELNNWKNKREKNETPENLQLAMHKRSIRSSNIGTNLTPSRRPSYRKSASPGTRSSFLVKKKRQAIPDLAKFFKTKANKNI; encoded by the exons ATGAAATTTGAAGAG TCATATTCAAGAACAAAAGAACTCCATATGGCAAAAAGGCACATAGGTAGATTGAAGGGGACCAAAGATATGGCTGACTCTATGAAAGCTCAGGCTGAATCTGATCTCTATGATGCTAAAAAGACAGTAAGAGATTTATCTTCCTCAATACGAAACACAGACTCTGAAACAAAAGCTCAAAAGCAAGAGACTGAAATGTTGAAGAAATCAATTAGGCAGGAAAGGAGTTCGGCCTCTGTGGATGCTGATAGTTATAACTATGTAGAAGTGGTAAAGGAATTGGAGATTGTTAAGCAGGAATTGCGCATGCTTAAGCTTGAAATGGCTGCAATTTTAGCAGAGAAATCGAGGGCAGAGGATCAAATCGAGGCTGTAACATCGCGAATATCATCTTGTTCGAACTCTTTGGAGGCTGTGAAGAAGGAGATTGAGGAGGTAAATGAGGAGCATGTTTTGATTGAGTTGGCCAGGATTGAGGCTTTGAAAGAGTATGAAGAAATTGAGGccgaaagagaaaaggaagccgCTCGTTTCAAATCTACCATTCAGAATACCAGGAAGAAAATGAAGGACATTGTTGATGATATTGAGGAATCTAAAGAGCTTCAACCCAAGTTGGATGCAACAATGGCTGATCTTGAGGTGTTACAGAAGGAATGGAGTCTTGTAAAGGAAATGGAGCAGAGAGCTCAAAGAAGTACGAGCTTGAAAGGTTCAGAAGCAAGTTCCCAAGGAGGAGAGACAGACCAGGATGCTACACTTTCTTTGCAGACAATTACTGAAGAATTAGAAGAAGCACAAAAAGAATTGGCTTTAGTCAAAGAAGAAGGTTTTCAATACATGTCATCAATGGATATCATAAGAAATGAGTTAAGACATGTGAGGACCGAGACATCTAGATTGGAGGAAATTGAGAAGAAGAGAGATATAACTGTACAAAATCTTAACTCAAAGCTACTCAGAGCAAAATCCAAGTTGGAATCTGTAACTGTAGCTGAGAGAAAGGCTAATAAAATTGCAGCAAATCTATCTATCACTCTTGAAAAGCTCAAGGCAGAAGCTGAGGCTGCAAAGGAAGAAAAGTATGTTATTGATGAAGAGGTTGCAACCATGAAGGAAGAAGTCCAAAAAATGGAATCAAATATAGACATCACCGAGGAGAAATTGCAAGCTACTTTGGTAGAGCTGGAAGCAGTGAAATCATCAGAGGCTTTGGCTCTTGAGAATCTGAAATCTCTAATTGAAAGTGCAATGGGAGCTAGAAGTTCTTCAGTGGAGCACAATTCCTCAATTACCATCTCCAAGTTTGAATATGAATATTTAACTGGACGTGCCGTTGGAGCTGAAGAACTTGCTGATAAAAAGGTTGCAGCTGCAAAGGCATGGACTGAAGCTATTAAAGCTAGTGAGAAAGAAATTCTAATGAAGACAGAGTTAGTTCAAAGAGAAATCAGAGAGATGAAGATGGATGAAAAGAGAGAGTCTTATGGAATGGAGAGATCAATTTCAGCGAAAGATATGGTTGAGAAAGAGTTGAACAACTGGAAaaacaaaagagaaaaaaatgagACACCAGAGAATTTACAACTAGCAATGCATAAAAGATCCATTAGAAGCAGTAACATTGGGACTAATTTGACTCCATCTAGACGACCTAGTTATCGAAAATCTGCTTCACCAGGGACTCGAAGTTCTTTCCttgttaaaaagaaaagacAAGCAATCCCAGACCTTGCCAAGTTCTTCAAGACTAAAGCAAACAAGAATATTTGA
- the LOC115725305 gene encoding protein PLASTID MOVEMENT IMPAIRED 15 isoform X1, with product MKFEEKSYSRTKELHMAKRHIGRLKGTKDMADSMKAQAESDLYDAKKTVRDLSSSIRNTDSETKAQKQETEMLKKSIRQERSSASVDADSYNYVEVVKELEIVKQELRMLKLEMAAILAEKSRAEDQIEAVTSRISSCSNSLEAVKKEIEEVNEEHVLIELARIEALKEYEEIEAEREKEAARFKSTIQNTRKKMKDIVDDIEESKELQPKLDATMADLEVLQKEWSLVKEMEQRAQRSTSLKGSEASSQGGETDQDATLSLQTITEELEEAQKELALVKEEGFQYMSSMDIIRNELRHVRTETSRLEEIEKKRDITVQNLNSKLLRAKSKLESVTVAERKANKIAANLSITLEKLKAEAEAAKEEKYVIDEEVATMKEEVQKMESNIDITEEKLQATLVELEAVKSSEALALENLKSLIESAMGARSSSVEHNSSITISKFEYEYLTGRAVGAEELADKKVAAAKAWTEAIKASEKEILMKTELVQREIREMKMDEKRESYGMERSISAKDMVEKELNNWKNKREKNETPENLQLAMHKRSIRSSNIGTNLTPSRRPSYRKSASPGTRSSFLVKKKRQAIPDLAKFFKTKANKNI from the exons ATGAAATTTGAAGAG AAGTCATATTCAAGAACAAAAGAACTCCATATGGCAAAAAGGCACATAGGTAGATTGAAGGGGACCAAAGATATGGCTGACTCTATGAAAGCTCAGGCTGAATCTGATCTCTATGATGCTAAAAAGACAGTAAGAGATTTATCTTCCTCAATACGAAACACAGACTCTGAAACAAAAGCTCAAAAGCAAGAGACTGAAATGTTGAAGAAATCAATTAGGCAGGAAAGGAGTTCGGCCTCTGTGGATGCTGATAGTTATAACTATGTAGAAGTGGTAAAGGAATTGGAGATTGTTAAGCAGGAATTGCGCATGCTTAAGCTTGAAATGGCTGCAATTTTAGCAGAGAAATCGAGGGCAGAGGATCAAATCGAGGCTGTAACATCGCGAATATCATCTTGTTCGAACTCTTTGGAGGCTGTGAAGAAGGAGATTGAGGAGGTAAATGAGGAGCATGTTTTGATTGAGTTGGCCAGGATTGAGGCTTTGAAAGAGTATGAAGAAATTGAGGccgaaagagaaaaggaagccgCTCGTTTCAAATCTACCATTCAGAATACCAGGAAGAAAATGAAGGACATTGTTGATGATATTGAGGAATCTAAAGAGCTTCAACCCAAGTTGGATGCAACAATGGCTGATCTTGAGGTGTTACAGAAGGAATGGAGTCTTGTAAAGGAAATGGAGCAGAGAGCTCAAAGAAGTACGAGCTTGAAAGGTTCAGAAGCAAGTTCCCAAGGAGGAGAGACAGACCAGGATGCTACACTTTCTTTGCAGACAATTACTGAAGAATTAGAAGAAGCACAAAAAGAATTGGCTTTAGTCAAAGAAGAAGGTTTTCAATACATGTCATCAATGGATATCATAAGAAATGAGTTAAGACATGTGAGGACCGAGACATCTAGATTGGAGGAAATTGAGAAGAAGAGAGATATAACTGTACAAAATCTTAACTCAAAGCTACTCAGAGCAAAATCCAAGTTGGAATCTGTAACTGTAGCTGAGAGAAAGGCTAATAAAATTGCAGCAAATCTATCTATCACTCTTGAAAAGCTCAAGGCAGAAGCTGAGGCTGCAAAGGAAGAAAAGTATGTTATTGATGAAGAGGTTGCAACCATGAAGGAAGAAGTCCAAAAAATGGAATCAAATATAGACATCACCGAGGAGAAATTGCAAGCTACTTTGGTAGAGCTGGAAGCAGTGAAATCATCAGAGGCTTTGGCTCTTGAGAATCTGAAATCTCTAATTGAAAGTGCAATGGGAGCTAGAAGTTCTTCAGTGGAGCACAATTCCTCAATTACCATCTCCAAGTTTGAATATGAATATTTAACTGGACGTGCCGTTGGAGCTGAAGAACTTGCTGATAAAAAGGTTGCAGCTGCAAAGGCATGGACTGAAGCTATTAAAGCTAGTGAGAAAGAAATTCTAATGAAGACAGAGTTAGTTCAAAGAGAAATCAGAGAGATGAAGATGGATGAAAAGAGAGAGTCTTATGGAATGGAGAGATCAATTTCAGCGAAAGATATGGTTGAGAAAGAGTTGAACAACTGGAAaaacaaaagagaaaaaaatgagACACCAGAGAATTTACAACTAGCAATGCATAAAAGATCCATTAGAAGCAGTAACATTGGGACTAATTTGACTCCATCTAGACGACCTAGTTATCGAAAATCTGCTTCACCAGGGACTCGAAGTTCTTTCCttgttaaaaagaaaagacAAGCAATCCCAGACCTTGCCAAGTTCTTCAAGACTAAAGCAAACAAGAATATTTGA
- the LOC115695000 gene encoding uncharacterized protein LOC115695000: protein MYIDLVGCSRGGRDGGRGRGRGGPTRGHGGPGGRKGGSKVVVEPHRHDVVFIAKGKEDALVTINMFPGEAVYNEKRVSVQKEDGIKFVYRIWNPFRSKLVVVILGGVDAIWIKHGANVLYLGAASGTTVSHEFSHKSGRDLVNLAKKRTNVFPIIEDARHPAMYRMLGGMFDAIFHTEDSFSPRLPVSVMVDVFFSSSYLSCFSGRIGDSGKVMVDVEAHGEKEGIEDSDQALKALPPSDLPFAIPRSSIPRRSLPAMRKANGTIRREWRPKVAEAERNVNSSFCDVSQFQMLVVRKEFAIFPHLEPISNFYGEPCGVDRDGVVDLFDLVNSGSLVGPVGLLKVGDSGPKSLKQLMDNVDAHPIPNFSSLIGPRFKSLVSGPYIESRVPKIIGLGSLQSNGPFMKIRQNLLKKDKFVAIISRDSSACGKKADLLLDEVLALSNFFQCQESLLQESKQFGSLDLYEIKKFGGDFGVKPTYEINERSTPLMKGIFEGASTSFCVRPLELIRHHPGVIRDFPWDKCNHGWVSKVASDEPFYNHSTSIGCSVNPSEGSPNGRDDVVDLQMVGTFSIDDASFSASACFHTPVEENVISPPQEP, encoded by the coding sequence ATGTATATAGACTTAGTTGGGTGTTCCAGAGGAGGACGTGATGGTGGCCGtggaagaggaagaggaggaccaACCCGTGGTCATGGAGGACCTGGTGGAAGGAAAGGTGGTAGTAAAGTTGTGGTTGAGCCTCATAGACATGATGTTGTGTTCATTGCCAAGGGTAAGGAAGATGCTCTTGTTACTATAAATATGTTTCCAGGTGAGGCTGTGTACAATGAAAAGAGAGTCTCTGTTCAGAAAGAAGATGGGATTAAGTTTGTTTACAGGATTTGGAACCCTTTCCGATCTAAGTTGGTTGTTGTTATTCTTGGTGGTGTTGATGCGATTTGGATTAAACATGGAGCTAATGTTCTATATCTTGGAGCTGCTTCTGGGACCACAGTTTCTCATGAGTTTTCACACAAAAGTGGTAGAGATTTGGTTAACTTGGCCAAAAAGAGGACTAATGTCTTCCCCATTATTGAAGATGCTAGACACCCTGCTATGTACAGGATGTTAGGTGGGATGTTTGATGCTATTTTTCACACAGAAGACAGTTTCTCTCCGAGACTTCCAGTGAGTGTAATGGTTGATGTTTTCTTTTCCTCCTCTTACCTGAGTTGTTTCTCGGGTAGGATTGGGGATTCTGGGAAGGTTATGGTGGATGTGGAAGCTCATGGGGAGAAGGAAGGGATTGAGGATTCCGATCAGGCGTTGAAAGCGCTGCCTCCGAGTGATCTTCCGTTCGCCATTCCTCGGTCCTCGATCCCTAGACGATCTCTGCCAGCTATGAGAAAAGCTAACGGGACGATTCGCCGGGAGTGGCGCCCAAAGGTGGCAGAGGCGGAGAGGAACGTTAATTCCTCTTTTTGTGATGTTTCTCAATTTCAGATGCTGGTGGTGAGAAAGGAGTTTGCCATTTTTCCTCATTTAGAGcctatttcaaatttttatggGGAGCCGTGTGGTGTGGATAGAGACGGGGTGGTTGATTTGTTTGACTTAGTCAACTCGGGCTCCTTGGTTGGGCCAGTGGGCCTGTTGAAGGTTGGGGATAGTGGGCCGAAATCTTTAAAGCAACTAATGGATAATGTTGATGCTCATCCTATCCCTAACTTCTCTTCTTTAATTGGGCCACGTTTTAAGAGTTTGGTCAGTGGGCCTTATATAGAGAGTCGTGTGCCTAAGATAATTGGTTTGGGCTCCTTGCAGTCCAATGGGCCGTTTATGAAGATTAGACAAAATTTGTTAAAGAAGGATAAATTTGTGGCTATTATTTCAAGGGATAGCTCTGCTTGTGGGAAAAAGGCCGACCTCCTCCTTGATGAAGTCTTAGCCTTGTCCAATTTTTTCCAATGCCAAGAGTCTTTGTTGCAAGAGTCCAAACAATTTGGTAGCTTGGATTTATATGAGATAAAAAAGTTTGGTGGTGACTTTGGGGTCAAACCCACTTATGAAATAAATGAGAGATCCACCCCTCTCATGAAAGGAATTTTTGAGGGTGCATCTACTTCGTTTTGCGTGAGACCTCTCGAGTTAATTCGCCACCACCCGGGAGTCATTCGTGATTTTCCTTGGGATAAATGTAACCATGGTTGGGTTTCCAAAGTGGCGTCAGATGAACCCTTCTATAACCATTCCACCTCTATCGGGTGCTCTGTTAACCCGAGTGAGGGGAGTCCAAATGGCAGAGATGATGTAGTTGATCTTCAGATGGTTGGCACTTTTTCCATTGACGATGCTAGCTTTTCAGCGTCGGCCTGCTTTCATACCCCTGTGGAGGAGAATGTTATATCTCCTCCACAGGAGCCATGA